The Phreatobacter oligotrophus genome contains a region encoding:
- a CDS encoding Gfo/Idh/MocA family protein, with product MTQSKSPATPLRVGVVGLGVMGKNHARVLSELPGVTLVGVADPDQAQVEFVTSRLGCAGFSSLEALLDAGIDALTVAAPTQLHTSISLAAIARGVHVLVEKPIAHTVEEGRRIIDAAEKAGVTLMVGHVERFNPAVQSIRQAIAGDDILSIQITRVGPFPPRMSDIGVVIDLAVHDIDLIRWFTGSEIAEIQPQTNSIHAAREDIALLQFRTESGVLAHINTNWLTPFKARTVHVATRNKYISGDLITRQVTECFDYKPDGSYSMRHLSVAYAEPLRAELVAFVDSVRNRTAPVTGGADGLASLDIAMRCLGEHQTAVTPLKIAAGGRG from the coding sequence ATGACCCAATCGAAGTCCCCGGCCACCCCCCTGCGCGTCGGCGTGGTCGGTCTCGGCGTCATGGGCAAGAACCACGCGCGCGTCCTCTCCGAGCTGCCCGGCGTCACCCTCGTCGGCGTCGCCGATCCCGACCAGGCGCAGGTCGAGTTCGTCACCTCGCGCCTCGGCTGCGCCGGCTTCTCCTCGCTCGAGGCCCTGCTCGATGCCGGCATCGATGCGCTGACCGTCGCGGCGCCGACCCAGCTTCACACCTCTATCTCGCTCGCCGCCATCGCCCGCGGCGTCCATGTCCTCGTCGAGAAGCCCATCGCCCACACGGTCGAGGAAGGCCGCCGCATCATCGACGCCGCCGAAAAGGCCGGCGTGACGCTGATGGTCGGCCATGTCGAGCGCTTCAACCCCGCGGTCCAGTCGATCCGCCAGGCGATTGCCGGCGACGACATCCTCTCCATCCAGATCACCCGCGTCGGCCCCTTCCCGCCGCGCATGTCCGACATCGGCGTCGTCATCGACCTCGCCGTCCACGACATCGATCTGATCCGCTGGTTCACCGGTTCGGAGATTGCCGAGATCCAGCCGCAGACCAACTCGATCCATGCGGCGCGCGAAGACATCGCCCTGCTGCAGTTCCGCACCGAGTCCGGGGTCCTCGCCCACATCAACACCAACTGGCTGACGCCCTTCAAGGCGCGCACGGTGCATGTGGCGACCCGCAACAAGTACATTTCCGGCGACCTCATCACCCGCCAGGTGACCGAGTGCTTCGACTACAAGCCGGACGGCTCCTATTCCATGCGCCACCTCTCGGTCGCCTATGCCGAGCCGCTGCGCGCCGAGCTCGTCGCCTTCGTCGATTCGGTGCGCAACCGCACCGCTCCGGTGACCGGCGGCGCCGACGGCCTTGCTAGCCTCGACATCGCCATGCGCTGCCTGGGCGAGCACCAGACGGCCGTGACGCCGCTCAAGATCGCCGCCGGCGGGCGCGGCTGA
- a CDS encoding YccF domain-containing protein, with translation MGPIRLILNILWFVLGGLLAGLAWFVAGILAAITIVGLPWAFACFRIGSYTLWPFGRDVVWASELTGRPSGAMGVLRFIGNVIWFIPIGLSLMVIHVVAAAACFLSIIGIPFGWAHLKLAAASVFPLGQRIVSSDLADLARRQSAANALVGWRRA, from the coding sequence ATGGGCCCGATCCGCCTCATCCTGAACATCCTCTGGTTCGTGCTCGGCGGGCTCCTCGCCGGGCTGGCCTGGTTCGTGGCCGGCATCCTCGCGGCGATCACCATCGTCGGCCTGCCCTGGGCCTTCGCCTGCTTCCGCATCGGCTCCTACACGCTCTGGCCCTTCGGCCGGGACGTGGTCTGGGCGAGCGAGCTCACCGGGCGGCCGTCCGGCGCCATGGGCGTGCTGCGCTTCATTGGCAATGTCATCTGGTTCATCCCGATCGGCCTGTCGCTGATGGTCATCCACGTGGTGGCGGCGGCGGCCTGTTTCCTCAGCATCATCGGCATTCCGTTCGGCTGGGCGCATCTCAAGCTCGCGGCGGCCTCGGTCTTCCCGCTCGGCCAGCGCATCGTCTCCTCCGACCTTGCCGATCTCGCCCGTCGGCAGTCCGCGGCCAACGCGCTGGTCGGCTGGCGGCGCGCCTGA
- a CDS encoding transaldolase gives MPAIADLKVKLYTDGAEKASIVEMAKKPWIQGFTTNPSLLKKAGVSDYAAYAADLVAAVPDHHISFEVFSDDLKEMEAQARVIATWGKNVYVKLPVTNSKGEPLYDMIHKLSREGVKINFTALYTAGQIKASVEALKGGAPSIISVFAGRLGDAGHDYMPVMTYAVGLARGTETIEVIWASTREVWNVIEADRIGCHIITAPADILKKLEGLGRAPEDISLDTVKGFVADAKAAGLTLKV, from the coding sequence ATGCCGGCCATCGCCGACCTCAAGGTCAAGCTCTACACGGACGGCGCCGAGAAGGCCTCCATCGTCGAGATGGCGAAGAAGCCGTGGATCCAGGGCTTCACCACCAATCCCTCGCTGCTGAAGAAGGCCGGCGTCTCGGACTATGCGGCTTACGCGGCCGATCTCGTCGCCGCCGTGCCGGACCATCACATCTCCTTCGAGGTCTTTTCCGACGACCTGAAGGAAATGGAGGCGCAGGCCCGCGTCATCGCCACCTGGGGCAAGAACGTCTACGTCAAGCTGCCGGTGACGAACTCGAAGGGCGAGCCGCTCTACGACATGATCCACAAGCTCTCGCGCGAGGGCGTGAAGATCAATTTCACCGCGCTCTACACCGCCGGCCAGATCAAGGCCTCGGTGGAGGCGCTGAAGGGCGGCGCGCCCTCCATCATCTCCGTCTTCGCCGGCCGCCTCGGCGATGCCGGCCACGATTACATGCCGGTGATGACCTATGCGGTGGGCCTTGCCCGCGGCACCGAGACGATCGAGGTCATCTGGGCCTCGACCCGCGAGGTGTGGAACGTTATCGAGGCGGATCGCATCGGCTGCCACATCATCACGGCGCCGGCCGACATCCTGAAGAAGCTTGAGGGCCTCGGCCGCGCGCCGGAGGACATCTCGCTCGACACGGTGAAGGGCTTCGTCGCCGACGCCAAGGCCGCCGGGCTGACGCTGAAGGTGTGA
- a CDS encoding PaaI family thioesterase — protein sequence MDMTPDPLAPPAGFVRFRDLEGFIGLAGPYFWRALADGTVEYGFRAEARHGNPNGVLHGGSLTTFMDTVLGYEVIRQTRRRCATISLTTEFVAGGKPGAWIAGRLSLRKLTGSMAFIDGDTYADDVLVALNHGIFRLLPPEDPPHAPPGGPPLVPAA from the coding sequence ATGGACATGACGCCCGACCCGCTTGCGCCGCCCGCCGGCTTCGTCCGCTTCCGCGACCTCGAAGGCTTCATCGGCCTCGCCGGCCCCTATTTCTGGCGAGCGCTGGCTGATGGCACGGTCGAGTACGGCTTTCGCGCCGAGGCCCGGCACGGCAATCCCAACGGGGTGCTGCACGGCGGCTCGCTCACCACTTTCATGGACACGGTGCTGGGCTACGAGGTGATCCGGCAGACGCGACGGCGCTGCGCCACCATTTCGCTCACCACCGAGTTCGTCGCCGGCGGCAAGCCAGGCGCCTGGATCGCCGGCCGCCTGTCGCTGCGCAAGCTGACCGGGTCCATGGCCTTCATCGACGGCGACACCTATGCCGATGACGTGCTGGTGGCGCTGAACCACGGCATCTTCCGCCTGCTGCCGCCGGAGGATCCGCCCCATGCGCCGCCGGGCGGGCCGCCGCTGGTGCCGGCCGCCTGA
- the murJ gene encoding murein biosynthesis integral membrane protein MurJ has translation MIKNIFSVSAITLVSRLFGFVRDLMFAAILGAGPLADAFFVAFRIPNQFRAIFAEGAFSAAFVPGFAKVAAERGQNAALVFADRIFAFLILAQLVLLVLAFVFMPTVVGLMAPGFADDPVRFPAAVELTRITFPYLALVSLVILMSGVLNAVGRFAAAAATQVVLNIGIIGALLLAANFRTPAHAAAWGIVVAGLLQFLVVTADALKANVMLELRAPKVTPEVRQFWKTFLPATVGSAGTQIAVLADTVVASYLVAGSVSWLYYADRLNQLPLGVIAIAVGTVLLSEMSRRVAAGDDAGARTAQLRAIELTLVFTLPAVAAFVIVPDTLMTALFMRGEFSANDAMQSARALAAYGSGLAALVLIRPLTVTFHARGDTTTPVIAVAVAITVNVLLKVLLMGPLGHVGLAVATSAGAWINLALLIVFARRRDLLALDERAKVVMPQLAVAFSVLALALVASNTAIAMLIPGRLGAKVELVLLMAIGGLAYGGALAVLFGKRFLADLKRLRRGIEG, from the coding sequence GTGATCAAGAACATCTTCTCGGTCTCGGCGATCACCCTCGTCAGCCGCCTGTTCGGCTTCGTGCGCGACCTGATGTTCGCCGCGATCCTCGGTGCCGGGCCGCTGGCGGATGCCTTCTTCGTGGCCTTCCGCATCCCCAACCAGTTCCGCGCCATCTTCGCCGAGGGCGCCTTCTCCGCCGCCTTCGTGCCGGGCTTCGCCAAGGTCGCGGCCGAGCGCGGCCAGAATGCCGCGCTGGTCTTCGCCGACCGGATCTTCGCCTTCCTCATCCTCGCCCAGCTCGTGCTGCTGGTCCTCGCCTTCGTCTTCATGCCGACGGTGGTCGGGCTGATGGCGCCGGGTTTTGCCGACGATCCCGTGCGCTTCCCGGCGGCGGTCGAGCTCACCCGCATCACCTTCCCCTATCTGGCGCTGGTCTCGCTGGTCATCCTGATGAGCGGCGTGCTCAACGCCGTCGGCCGCTTCGCCGCGGCGGCGGCGACGCAGGTCGTGCTCAATATCGGCATCATCGGCGCGCTGCTGCTGGCGGCGAACTTCCGCACCCCCGCCCATGCCGCGGCCTGGGGCATCGTCGTGGCGGGCCTGTTGCAGTTCCTCGTCGTCACCGCCGATGCGCTCAAGGCCAATGTCATGCTGGAGCTGCGCGCGCCGAAGGTGACGCCGGAGGTCCGCCAGTTCTGGAAGACCTTCTTGCCGGCCACCGTCGGCTCGGCCGGCACGCAGATCGCCGTGCTCGCCGATACGGTTGTGGCGAGCTATCTCGTCGCCGGGTCGGTCTCCTGGCTCTATTACGCCGACCGCCTCAACCAGCTGCCGCTCGGCGTCATCGCCATCGCGGTCGGCACGGTGCTGCTCTCGGAGATGAGCCGCCGCGTCGCCGCCGGCGACGATGCCGGCGCCCGCACCGCGCAACTGCGCGCCATCGAGCTGACGCTGGTCTTCACCCTGCCGGCGGTCGCCGCCTTCGTCATCGTGCCGGACACGCTGATGACGGCGCTGTTCATGCGCGGCGAGTTCAGCGCCAATGACGCGATGCAGTCGGCCCGGGCGCTGGCGGCCTATGGGTCGGGGCTCGCGGCGCTGGTGCTCATCCGGCCGCTGACGGTGACGTTCCACGCGCGCGGCGACACCACGACGCCGGTGATCGCGGTCGCCGTCGCCATCACCGTCAATGTCCTGCTCAAGGTGCTGCTGATGGGCCCGCTCGGCCATGTGGGCCTTGCGGTGGCGACCAGCGCGGGGGCCTGGATCAACCTCGCCCTGCTGATCGTCTTCGCCCGCCGGCGCGACCTGCTTGCGCTCGACGAGCGTGCGAAAGTGGTGATGCCGCAGCTTGCCGTGGCCTTCTCGGTGCTGGCGCTGGCGCTGGTGGCGTCCAACACCGCCATCGCCATGCTCATTCCCGGCCGCCTCGGCGCCAAGGTGGAACTGGTGCTGCTCATGGCGATCGGCGGCCTCGCCTATGGCGGCGCGCTGGCCGTCCTCTTCGGCAAGCGCTTCCTCGCCGATCTCAAGCGCCTGAGGCGCGGCATCGAGGGCTGA